From the Actinopolymorpha singaporensis genome, the window GCCAGGCGGCGGCACTGGCGTCGGAGGGTGCCCGCCAATCGCCGCGCGGCGATAGCGCGCCGCCGGCGCTGACCTTGGGCCCGTTGGGCAGTGCGGAGCGCTTGAACTGTGAGAAGGCGACGTAGCGCTGGAGGAATTCTCTGAGCCAGCGCACGATCGTGGGCAGGTCGTAGGCGTGGCGGGCGTCATCGGGTAAGCCGGCGGGCCAGCGGCCCGCGTCGGCGTCGCGCCAGGCGTGCCAGGCGAGGAAAGCGATCTTCGACGGCGGTAGACCGTAGCGCAGTACGTGGAAGAGGAAGAAGTCGTGCAGCTCGTACGGGCCGACGCGGTCCTCGGTGCTCTGGAGCGTCCCGGTTTCCTCGTCGGCGGGGACGAGTTCCGGGGAGATCTCGGTGTCGAGGATCGAGGTGAGCAGTTCGCTGGTGCGTTCGTCGAACTGCCCGGTGTTGACCGTCCAGCGGATCAGGTACTGGATTAGCGTCTTGGGTACGCCGGCGTTGACGGCGTAATGGCTCATCTGGTCGCCGACACCGTAGGTGCACCAGCCCAGCGCGAGCTCACTGAGGTCGCCGGTGCCGACGACGAAACCACGGCGCTGGTTGGCCAGCCGGAACAGGTAGTCGGTGCGGAGCCCGGCCTGGACGTTTTCGAAGGTGACGTCGTAGGCCTGCTCGCCGCGGCTGTAGGGGTGGCCCATGTCCTTGAGCATCTGCTCGGCCGCCGGGCGGATGTCGATCTCGCCGGCCTCGACACCGAGCGCCTTCATCAGCGCCCATGCGTTGGATTTGGTCGCCTCGCCGGTGGCGAATCCGGGCATCGTGAACCCGAGGATCGACGAGCGCGGCACGCCGAGCTGGTCGCAGGCCTTGGCCGCAACGATCAGGGCGTGGGTCGAGTCGAGCCCGCCGGACACGCCGATGACCATGCGGTCGCCGGCGGCACGGTAGCGGCGGGCCAGGGCGGCGACCTGGATGTTGAATGTCTCGTAGCAGTCCTGGTCCAGATGCTGCTGGTCGTCGGGGACGAACGGGAAGCGGCGCAGCGGACGCCGCAGGCCGAGGTCACCGGGGAGCGGCCGGTGCTCGAACGGGACCGTCCGGATCCGCCGCTCGGGCCCGCCCGCAAGCTCGGCGGCGTCGGCGAACGTCGGCGTGCGCATGCGCTCCAGTCGGATGCGTTGGAGGTCGACGTCGGCGATCAGCAGCTGCGCCTCGTCGGCGAAGCGATCGGACTCGGCGAGCAAAGCGCCCAGTTCATGCACCGTGCCCTGCCCGTCCCAGGACAGGTCGGTGCTGCTTTCGCCGGGCCCGGCGGCGGAGTAGATGTACGCAGCCATGGCCCGGGTCGATTGAGCGGCCGACAGCGCCGCCCTGTCGGCAGCCTTGCCGACGGTGATGTTGGATGCCGACAAGTTGGCCAGGACGGTCGCGCCGGCCAGCGCCGCGTAGGACGACGGCGGAGTGGCCGACCAGAAGTCCTCGCAGATCTCGACACCGATGCTGAAGTCGGCCAGGTCCGTCGCCGCGAAGATCAGGTCGGTGCCGAAGGGGACGGTCGCCCCGGCGACGGTGATCTCCTGCCCGGCGGTCCCGGCGCCGGAAGCGAACCAGCGCTTCTCGTAGTACTCGCGGTAGTTCGGCAGGAACGTCTTCGGCACGACGCCCAGGATCTCGCCGCGGCTGACTGCCACCGCGCTGTTGTAGAGGCGTCCGCCGCGGCGCAGCGGAGCGCCGACCAGCAGAACGGGACCGAGCTCGCGGCTGGCGTCGCGCACAGCGGCGACCGCGTCCTCGGCGGCGTCGAGCAGCGCCTCCTGCAACAACAGATCGTCGATCGCGTACGACGAGAGCCCCAGCTCCGGGAACACGACCAGGTCGACTCCCTCGGTGTCGGCCTGCCGGGCGAGGTCGACCGTGGCCTCGGCGTTGCGGGCGGGCTCGGCCGTCCAGACCAGCGGGGTGGCCGCAGCGACCCGGACCATGCCGTGGCTGTGCAGCCCGGCGAACTCTCGGTTGCTCACCGGATCAACTCTCCCGGAAGCCGAGCTGCCGGTCCAGCTCAGCCGCCAGATCTGCCAGGGCGGCGGCCGCGGCCGCCGAGCGGATCTCGCTCCGGTTTCCCTCGAAGTGATGCTCGTGGCTGCTGACGCCCTGCGCCGAGGCGATGCCGACGTGCACCTCGCCGACCGGGCGCCCGCCCTGCGGACCCGGCCCGGCGACCCCGGTGATGCCGACGCCGTAATCGGCGTCGACGCGTTCGCGGGCACCGATGGCCAGCTCCTCGGCGACGGCGGGGTGGACCGGGCCGTGCTTGCTCAGTAGATCGTTGTCCACCCCGGCCATGTGATTTTTGGTGTCCGTTCCGTAGACGATCAGGCCGCCCCGGTAGGTCACACTGGTCGCCGGCGCTTCGGTCAACAGCACCCCGAGGAGCCCGCCGGTCAACGATTCCGTGGTCGCCACCGTGGCGCCGAGCTCCACGAGCCGGCTGTGAACCTGGTCGGCGTGACGTCGCGCCTCCTGCACGGGGCCGAGGGGTTCGGAATCGTTCATCCGGCCGTCAGCCCTCACATTCGTGTCGTGGCCCGTGGCGATGTCGTTCGCCGGCTCCATCGTATCGGCGCGGCCGTGCGGAGTCCTGAGGCCGGTGGGGCGGTCAGGTCGGATCGTCAGGTGCCTCGGGCGGCCAGACCGCCCGGAGGGCCATCCGTCAAGGCCGCCCGGCGCTGGGAGTGCGGGGAGATGAGTGGGGTCGTGGAGTCCTACGACAAGGGGTACGTGATGGCGTGGGTGCGGGCGCGGATGGCGCCGGCGACCGTGCACATGTACGGCGGGGAATCGTGGCCCGAGACGTAAGCGTGCCGTGGCCGCTACCCTCCGTGCGAGGTTTCTTGTAAGCGGAGACCAAGTGACCCGCGGGGCGGCCGAGGCTGGCGCTTGGGCCTCCCTGCTCGGTTCGGACAGTGTCGTCAGCTCGGCCATCTGCCGCGTTACGTACGTGCATCGCTGACGGGCAGGAGTACGGGCTCAAGTGGCGATGTCGTAGGACCCGGCGGCGCCAAGGCTGCGGCTAGCTCGTAAGTTCCAGCCGCTGTACCTGCCACGCGAGGAAAACCAGCCCCTGACCTGCGCAAACAGGTCCAGGGCCGTTCTCGTTGGCTTCCGGTGGCGTTCGGCTGTCGGCGGTCGTGGGCCAGTGTCTGCGGCCGTTGCGGCTGGCGTGGGTCGGCTTCTGGCCTTCGCTACCCGAAGCGCATGCGACTTGATGTCGACGTGACAAAAGTCGACTGCTAGCTGCGGGCCCGTGCCGCCACACACGGGAGGCATGCCCTGTGCGTCTCCGCTGTGCCGCGGGTGTCGCGGCTTACAGTCGTCGGACCTCTGCGAAACTCCTGCGCAAAACGATCTCCCGCGGTGAGAATTGCCGAACAATTGACCGGACGCGCATCGCCGGTGCCGGTCTGACTCCCAGGGAGGGACGATGAAGCGCCTCGTTAGCCTTCTGTCGCTCGCCGCGCTGCTACTCGGGGTAGGTGCGGCACCGGCGACGGCAGCCGTAACCCACGAGCGACACATACGGCACAAGTTCCACTTCACTCAGCACGAGGTGAACTTCTGCGGGAACACCGGCACCTACAGCTACGTGTCCACGGGCCACATATTCTTTGCGTGGAGAGCCGACGGATCGTTCCACTTGAACAGCACGATGGTCAATCGGTGGACCGTCGTCTACGACGATCCCGCACTGGGCACCAGGACCGGCAAGTCGACGGTGACGAACACCGGCACCACAAGATCTGACGGACGCTACAAAGTGTTCCACGAGAGCTGGAATCTCCGAGAAGGGCCGCTGACGATCCGGAACCGCACCACACTCGTCTGGGACGCGAAAGATCGCTTGCGGGTCCAAAACCAAGTGGTCAGAGTCAAAGGCTGCTAGCCTCGACCTTTCACGCAGCTGACGGTCGCTGTTCGGTGGCGTGGTGGGTCTCCCCAAATCTGGGTGGACGGCTTCAGGGGACCGTGCTTATCGCCCCGGGCAAGCAGGTCGGTGAGAAGCTCCGCCGCCTGGGTGAATCTGCTCGCGTCCACCGCGGCGAATGTGGCAGCAGCCCAGCGTTGCTGATGCGAAAATGCGCCGTCGACCTGGCTCAGATCGACGCCGGCCGACCGTACTGCGCTCTGAACCATCTGCCCCCCAACCTCCGCTTCAGGGCTGAGCAGCTCGGGTGTCCGCCGAGCGTCGTCATGCCCCGTTGCTGCAGCGTCGTACGGCCGATACACGGCGTCAATGCGCAGGTCCAGGCCAGTTCCACGCCTCGTTCACCAACGCGGATCACGACCGTTGACGGACCCCTGGGGGACGCCTACTTTGTGGCATCGGCGGCTGATTCGACGGCGGGCCGTCGCGCACGACGGGGGGGGGCGGGGATATGGAGGAGGAGTGTCCGTCGGTCCGACCGTTGCCCGGATGACCCTGCGCGTTGCCGTCGCCGTGCTGGCGGCGGTCGTCGTCGCCGCTGGGTGCGCGAACAACGGGGCCTCACCGGGCCCACCGCCGCGGACATCGTCGATCAGGGCGACCTCGCAGGAACCCAGCCCGTCGGCGACGCCCTCGCAGGAGCCGAGCCCGTCGGCGACGACCTCGCAGGAACCCAGCCCGTCGGCGACGCCCTCGCAGGAGCCGAGCCCGTCGGCGACGCCCTCGCAGGAACCCAGTCCTCCGGCTACTCCCTCCGACACACCGACCACCCCGGCGCGGGACACGCCCACACCGGACTCGACCGCACAGCCCCAGGGATGCGTCGACCGCGTGTACGCCGGGATGTCCCGCGCCCAGCGGGTCGGCCAGCTGATTATGTCCGCGGTCAGCACGTCGGGGGTCACCTCATCGGAGCTCGACGTGCTCCGCCGCGACCATGTCGGCGGGGTCATCCTCATGGGGCACACCTACGCCGGGGCGAACCACGTCAGGTCGGTCACCAACCGCACGCAGTCGGTGGCCCCGACGGTCGCCGGGTCCAGGGTGGGCCTGCTGGTCGCCACGGACCAGGAGGGAGGCAAGGTCCAGGTGCTCAACGGCCCCGGCTTCTCGGCCATACCCACCGCCGTCGTCCAGGGCCAGTGGTTGACGGCGCAGCTCCGGCAGCGTGCGGCGGAATGGGGCCGCCAGTTGCGCGGCGCAGGTGTCAACCTGGACCTGGCGCCGGTGGTCGACGTGGTCCCGCCGAACCTCGTCTCCGCCAACCATCCGATCGGTCGCCTGTCCCGCGAGTACGGCAACGACCCCGAGACCGTCGCCCGGCAGTCCTCCGCGTTCGTCCGGGGGCTCGGGCAGTCGCGTGTCGAGTCTGCACTCAAGCACTTCCCGAGCCTGGGCCACGTCGTCGGCAACACCGACTTCTCGGCGGATGTCGTCGACGACGTGACCACGCGCAGCGGCGACTTCGTCCTTCCCTACCGCAGCGGCACCCAGGCCGGGGCGGGCTTCGTCATGGCGTCGCTGGCCAGGTACACCCGGATCGACCCCGCGAACCTCTCCGTCTTCTCACCCGTACTGCTACGGGACGTGCTGCGCGGCCAGCTCGGGTTCCGGGGCGTCGTGATCTCCGACGACCTGGGCGCCGCCGTGGCCGTGCACTCGGTGTCGCCGGGCAAACGCGCCACTAGGTTCTTGTCCGCCGGTGGCGACATGGTGCTGACGGTCGACCCGTCGACCGTGGACGCCATGACCTCCGCAGTGCTGTCCAGGGTGTCGAGCGACACGTCGTTCCGTGCGCACGTGGACGCGAGCGTGCACCGGGTGCTCACCGCAAAGGTGGAAGCCGGTCTGCTCGGCTGCGCAGGATGAACCTCCGGCGAGGGCGAGCAGGAGGTTGGGGTTCGATGTGTGGCTGTGACCGTACCGGAAGCGCCGGCACCAACGGCGATCTCCATCTCCGGTCCCACCGTTCGCATCACCGACGAGCTTGTGGGCACAGCTGCACGGCTACTCCTGGAGACCTCGGAGCGGCTTGGAGCCGAGTTGAGGTCCTACAAGAGGGGCCCATGGAGGGTGCTGGACGGTTGAGCTCGGGTGGCCACACCCGCTTCGGCGACCACGTGAGCGATCGGACGGGTCTGGCACCGCGTGGGACACGAGGGATGGTCCCTTTCAGCGAGCAAGACGGTTGGTCGCACTTCCATCCTGCCGCCCGGCGATGTACCCCTCCCTCTCGCCCCAGCCCGCGTCAACAACCTCATGAGCCACAACACCTAGACAGTCGTGTAACCGGGCGAGCAGCGGCATCCCGAGCCGCAGCCGATCCCAGGTGTCCATTCCTGAGTCCGACTCGACGAACTCCTCCACCTCCACGAGCCGATCACCGAACTTCGCCCAGCCATGCCCTTCCGGCGTCAGGCACAGGTCAGCCACAGGGAGTCCGCCGCCGGCGAGGATGCTGCGCACCAGATGCAGCGACTCCAACCGCTCGGCATCTACCCACGGCCGATGGGCCCGGACAACCAGCCGACGCCTGCCGGACCATACGGCCATGTTGAGGCTGAACCCGCCGCCCAGGTCAACTGGGTCGACAAGCTCGCCCAGCCCGTACCGCTCACGGACGAACTGAAGCAGATCGCAAGAGAATCCGGCACGTGGCAGAACGTCGGTCATGGTCTGAGAAGCTAGCGAAGCCGCCAATCTCGGCGCCACCCGATTCCGACCCTCCGGCGGGTCTGTGCCCCGGCGGGGCGCCGCGAGGCAGACTTCGCGGCACCCGCCGGTGGCTACTGCCAGGTCACGTTGTCGAGCTGGAACTCGCCGGGCCACGCCCCGTAGTCCGTGTCGGCCGTGCGGGTCCCGATCTCGATCCGGCTCACCGCCGACGCACCTGCCCAGCCCTTCAGCTCGAACGAGAGCGACGTCCACGCGTCCGCCGACGTGTTGAACGTCTTGGTCAGCGTGGCGCCGTTGGCGCCGGTCAGCTTCACGGTCACCTGGTACCCGGTCGCCTGGTCGACGCCGGGCACGCTGCCCCAGGAGTTGAACTTCAGCGAGAAGGTCGAGGCTCGTGACATGTCGATCGGCTGGTCGGGGGCGAGGTAGACGCTGCGTACCGCTGTCGGCGCCACGGACGCGGTGTTCGCCTGCAGGCAGCCACCGGAGAAGCATCTGCCCGGGCTGTTCGCGATGGAGGTCACCTGTTCCACCCCGGTCACGTTCTGACCCGCCTGCCAGCCCTGCACACTGTCGTCGAAGGTGTAGCGAGGATCGATGTTTTTCCACGGGCTGTTCGCTTCACCTGGCACCTGATTGCGGGTGTACTGCAGCGCCTCGTACAGATGGCCCTGATAGCTGGCCTTGTCGCCGGCGTGGAAAATCCGCGAGGGCGTCCAGATTGGCGTGCCGTCGTCGGTCATCGCGATTTCCTGCCACGGACCGTTCGGGTCGCCCGGGGTCTGGTTGCGGGAATGCCATGCGGCGAGGTACGTCTTGCCCTGGTAGCTGACCTTGTCGCCGGCCTCGAATATCCGTGAGGCCGTCCACTTCGGGGTGCCGTCGTCGGTCGTCGCGGTCTCCTGCCACGGGCCGTTCGGGTCGCCCGGGGTCTGGTCGTAGGAGCGCCATGCGGCGAGGTAGGTCTTGCCCTGATAGCTGACCCGGTCGCCGGTGTTGTAGACGGTGGTCAGTTTCCAGGCCGGTGGGTGCTCGTAGTCGTAGCCGGTGGGCAGCGCGTACAGCACCGCCTCGCCCGCATCGAGGTGGCGGTCCAGCGGCGTGCCATCGGTCAGCGCGATCGGCGTGCGGAGGGTTCCGTCGGTGCGGCTGAGCTCCTGTACCGAACCGATGCCGTGGTCGAAGGTGAGGGAGATGTCCTGACCCCTGGTGAAGTCGTTGTTGACGACCATCAGGTAGTTGCGGCCGGTGTCCCGATCACGCAGGTAGGAGAGTGTCAGGTTCTGGTTGGAGCCGGCATGGGTGAAGAAGTCCTTCGGCACCGTCGGCTGACCGTAGGTGTTGCCGTTCTGCCAGACCTGCCTCGCGTCCAGCTTCACCAGGGTCGAGCCGATCGCGTGGATCTCGCTGTCGAGCTGCTTGACCGGCTCGTACAGGTCGGTCTTTTGCCCGTCGGCGGTCACGATGGCGTCGGTGAACGTCTGGCTACGGTTGGTCGGGGTGAACCAGGTGAAGTAGGACAGCTGCTTGTATCCGTAGGCCAGGGCCAGGTTGGCCTCGTAGCGGATCTCGGTGGCGTTGGGTCGGCGGAAGCCGCCCGGTAGCCCTATCGACTGCAGGTAGGTCGCCGTCTTGGTGTTGTTGGCAAGTCCGACCTTGCGTACCGTGTTGAGGTTGGTCAGGAAGCCGGTGTAGTCCATGCTGTCCGCCGCCAGTCCTAACGGATACCGGTCGAACATCAGGTAGCCACGGCCATCGATGCCGGTCAGGTAGTTCTGCATGACCTGCGCGTACGCCGCCTCTGACGGGTAAACGCTGCTGGGCAGGAAGTTCAGGTGCGCGTCGTAGCCGGGTGCGACGTCGGCGATGGCGTTGACGACATGCTGGTACGGGGTGGGGTCGTACGGCTCGTCCACGAGGTAGAACCCACCCACGCCCGGCACGTCGGTGTACTCCCGCACGAGCTTCTTGATCTGGTCGTCGGACATCGACGGGAAGCTCGTGAAGCGACTGTCGTAGACCGTCGCCTGCAGGCCGTGCTGGTACGCGAGTTGGGCCATCTTCAGGTTGATGTCCTTGGTCGCCAATGTGTCGTTGCCCACTACGTCATCGATGCCGGCGTCGCCGAGATAGCGGTACTGGGTGTC encodes:
- a CDS encoding glycoside hydrolase family 3 N-terminal domain-containing protein, whose amino-acid sequence is MTLRVAVAVLAAVVVAAGCANNGASPGPPPRTSSIRATSQEPSPSATPSQEPSPSATTSQEPSPSATPSQEPSPSATPSQEPSPPATPSDTPTTPARDTPTPDSTAQPQGCVDRVYAGMSRAQRVGQLIMSAVSTSGVTSSELDVLRRDHVGGVILMGHTYAGANHVRSVTNRTQSVAPTVAGSRVGLLVATDQEGGKVQVLNGPGFSAIPTAVVQGQWLTAQLRQRAAEWGRQLRGAGVNLDLAPVVDVVPPNLVSANHPIGRLSREYGNDPETVARQSSAFVRGLGQSRVESALKHFPSLGHVVGNTDFSADVVDDVTTRSGDFVLPYRSGTQAGAGFVMASLARYTRIDPANLSVFSPVLLRDVLRGQLGFRGVVISDDLGAAVAVHSVSPGKRATRFLSAGGDMVLTVDPSTVDAMTSAVLSRVSSDTSFRAHVDASVHRVLTAKVEAGLLGCAG
- a CDS encoding NAD(+) synthase codes for the protein MSNREFAGLHSHGMVRVAAATPLVWTAEPARNAEATVDLARQADTEGVDLVVFPELGLSSYAIDDLLLQEALLDAAEDAVAAVRDASRELGPVLLVGAPLRRGGRLYNSAVAVSRGEILGVVPKTFLPNYREYYEKRWFASGAGTAGQEITVAGATVPFGTDLIFAATDLADFSIGVEICEDFWSATPPSSYAALAGATVLANLSASNITVGKAADRAALSAAQSTRAMAAYIYSAAGPGESSTDLSWDGQGTVHELGALLAESDRFADEAQLLIADVDLQRIRLERMRTPTFADAAELAGGPERRIRTVPFEHRPLPGDLGLRRPLRRFPFVPDDQQHLDQDCYETFNIQVAALARRYRAAGDRMVIGVSGGLDSTHALIVAAKACDQLGVPRSSILGFTMPGFATGEATKSNAWALMKALGVEAGEIDIRPAAEQMLKDMGHPYSRGEQAYDVTFENVQAGLRTDYLFRLANQRRGFVVGTGDLSELALGWCTYGVGDQMSHYAVNAGVPKTLIQYLIRWTVNTGQFDERTSELLTSILDTEISPELVPADEETGTLQSTEDRVGPYELHDFFLFHVLRYGLPPSKIAFLAWHAWRDADAGRWPAGLPDDARHAYDLPTIVRWLREFLQRYVAFSQFKRSALPNGPKVSAGGALSPRGDWRAPSDASAAAWLDELQRNGPAT
- a CDS encoding carbohydrate-binding protein — encoded protein: MQGLLRRAMAVALAVAATSVWSVALAPTRTFAAATAGSAVTVSPAGATSVPSDPNDVAGYAPDGTSNIAVGATVTSSSSYEMPSETWAMAFLNNQVAGTADGWSTNPYEKVQDPTATAWVRYDFGDTYDLDRVVVFPRSKSFPADFRVEVSDDGDTYTTVFSSSGNADDRTDPAVVDLAGVKGRYLRLYVTRRNGVATGDGYLVQLSELAVFGTISGVHLSIDKPALLLETGGSDQLPYRAAAPGGTPQVAWSSSDPAVATVDDTGKVTAVAPGEATITLTAPQLDVSTSISVKVQDHVARMGEDNILISVFWPPTGANYVNDTQYRYLGDAGIDDVVGNDTLATKDINLKMAQLAYQHGLQATVYDSRFTSFPSMSDDQIKKLVREYTDVPGVGGFYLVDEPYDPTPYQHVVNAIADVAPGYDAHLNFLPSSVYPSEAAYAQVMQNYLTGIDGRGYLMFDRYPLGLAADSMDYTGFLTNLNTVRKVGLANNTKTATYLQSIGLPGGFRRPNATEIRYEANLALAYGYKQLSYFTWFTPTNRSQTFTDAIVTADGQKTDLYEPVKQLDSEIHAIGSTLVKLDARQVWQNGNTYGQPTVPKDFFTHAGSNQNLTLSYLRDRDTGRNYLMVVNNDFTRGQDISLTFDHGIGSVQELSRTDGTLRTPIALTDGTPLDRHLDAGEAVLYALPTGYDYEHPPAWKLTTVYNTGDRVSYQGKTYLAAWRSYDQTPGDPNGPWQETATTDDGTPKWTASRIFEAGDKVSYQGKTYLAAWHSRNQTPGDPNGPWQEIAMTDDGTPIWTPSRIFHAGDKASYQGHLYEALQYTRNQVPGEANSPWKNIDPRYTFDDSVQGWQAGQNVTGVEQVTSIANSPGRCFSGGCLQANTASVAPTAVRSVYLAPDQPIDMSRASTFSLKFNSWGSVPGVDQATGYQVTVKLTGANGATLTKTFNTSADAWTSLSFELKGWAGASAVSRIEIGTRTADTDYGAWPGEFQLDNVTWQ
- a CDS encoding CinA family protein translates to MNDSEPLGPVQEARRHADQVHSRLVELGATVATTESLTGGLLGVLLTEAPATSVTYRGGLIVYGTDTKNHMAGVDNDLLSKHGPVHPAVAEELAIGARERVDADYGVGITGVAGPGPQGGRPVGEVHVGIASAQGVSSHEHHFEGNRSEIRSAAAAAALADLAAELDRQLGFRES